A window from Bacteroidales bacterium encodes these proteins:
- a CDS encoding DMT family protein has protein sequence MYLSAFYTVILLVISNIFMTLAWYGHLKLQEMNISTGWPIWVVILFSWGIALAEYSFQIPANRIGFVGNGGPFTLMQLKVIQEVITLVVFTVFASVCFKGEALHWNHLAAFICLIMAVYFVFMK, from the coding sequence ATGTATTTATCAGCATTTTATACTGTTATATTATTGGTCATATCTAATATATTTATGACACTTGCTTGGTATGGACACCTTAAATTACAAGAGATGAATATCTCAACCGGATGGCCTATTTGGGTGGTTATACTATTTTCATGGGGTATTGCCTTAGCGGAATACTCGTTCCAAATTCCTGCTAACAGAATTGGTTTTGTGGGAAACGGTGGTCCGTTTACACTTATGCAGTTAAAGGTTATTCAAGAGGTTATTACTCTTGTGGTGTTTACCGTTTTTGCTTCGGTTTGCTTTAAAGGCGAGGCTCTGCATTGGAATCACCTCGCTGCTTTCATCTGCCTTATTATGGCTGTTTACTTTGTGTTTATGAAGTAA
- a CDS encoding aminoacyl-histidine dipeptidase, whose translation MKITDLKPQAIWTIFNEITQVPRPSKKEEKIRQYLMDWAAKNNIEAKEDETGNILMSVPATPGCENAPVLTMQAHMDMVCEKNSGVDFNFETDAIKTVVDGDWVRAEGTTLGADNGIGMAGAMAILIDENIKHGPLEALFTVDEETGLTGAFALKEGFMKGKYLLNLDSEDEGEVFVGCAGGVDTIATLPYSTVKAPEGYHFIKIFVEGLRGGHSGCDIHLGLGNSIKILSRFLMMWMRKNPLCLVSFEGGNLRNAIPREASAVVAVRKEDKEPITVALNMFAAEVANELKGVDDNFKMRWESTEPADVIEQTTAQNLINALNGCVQGVMAMSRDLEGLVETSTNLASVKMPGENKFVISTSQRSSVESAKHATAFSVESIFTLAGASVSHSEGYPGWKPKMDSSILKTTVDTYEQLFGEKPAIKAIHAGLECGLFLEKYPYLEMVSFGPTLRGVHSPDEKMHIPAVANFYKHLVAVIEKVAEEK comes from the coding sequence ATGAAGATTACTGATTTAAAGCCTCAGGCTATTTGGACTATTTTTAATGAGATTACTCAAGTGCCTCGCCCTTCAAAAAAGGAGGAGAAGATTCGCCAATACTTAATGGATTGGGCTGCGAAAAATAATATTGAGGCTAAAGAGGATGAGACTGGTAATATTCTTATGAGCGTACCTGCTACTCCCGGTTGCGAGAATGCTCCTGTGCTTACTATGCAGGCTCATATGGATATGGTGTGTGAAAAGAATAGCGGTGTTGATTTTAACTTTGAGACTGATGCTATCAAAACTGTTGTGGATGGCGATTGGGTTCGTGCCGAAGGTACTACTCTTGGTGCTGACAACGGTATTGGCATGGCTGGTGCTATGGCTATTCTTATTGATGAGAATATTAAACATGGTCCGTTAGAGGCTCTTTTTACTGTTGATGAGGAGACCGGCTTGACTGGTGCTTTTGCTTTGAAAGAGGGCTTTATGAAGGGCAAATATCTTCTTAACCTTGACTCGGAGGATGAGGGCGAGGTGTTTGTTGGCTGTGCGGGTGGCGTTGACACTATTGCTACTCTTCCCTACTCTACTGTGAAGGCTCCAGAGGGTTATCACTTTATTAAGATTTTTGTTGAGGGTTTGCGTGGCGGTCACTCTGGTTGCGATATTCATTTAGGTCTTGGTAACTCTATTAAGATTCTTTCTCGTTTCTTGATGATGTGGATGCGTAAAAATCCTTTATGCTTGGTTAGTTTTGAGGGTGGTAACTTGAGAAATGCTATTCCTCGCGAGGCTTCGGCTGTGGTGGCTGTCAGGAAAGAGGATAAAGAGCCTATTACTGTTGCGTTGAATATGTTTGCTGCTGAGGTGGCTAACGAACTTAAAGGGGTTGATGATAACTTTAAGATGCGTTGGGAGAGTACCGAGCCTGCTGATGTTATTGAGCAAACTACTGCTCAAAATCTTATTAACGCTTTGAATGGTTGTGTGCAAGGGGTTATGGCTATGAGCCGCGACTTGGAGGGATTGGTTGAGACTTCGACTAATCTTGCTTCGGTGAAGATGCCCGGAGAAAATAAGTTTGTTATCTCTACCAGCCAGAGAAGTAGTGTTGAGTCGGCTAAACATGCTACTGCTTTCAGCGTTGAGAGTATCTTTACTCTTGCCGGTGCTTCTGTTTCTCATAGCGAGGGCTATCCCGGTTGGAAACCTAAAATGGACTCTTCTATTTTAAAAACTACTGTTGATACTTACGAGCAACTGTTTGGCGAGAAACCTGCTATAAAGGCTATTCACGCCGGCTTGGAGTGCGGTTTGTTCTTGGAGAAATATCCTTACTTGGAGATGGTTTCGTTTGGCCCTACTCTTAGAGGTGTTCACTCTCCTGATGAGAAGATGCATATTCCTGCGGTAGCAAACTTTTATAAACATTTGGTTGCAGTTATTGAAAAGGTAGCAGAGGAGAAATAG
- the lpxD gene encoding UDP-3-O-(3-hydroxymyristoyl)glucosamine N-acyltransferase: MEFSVEQIASFLHGEVVGDASIKVSNLSKIDDGKPGTLSFLANSKYTHCIYTTEASAVLVRRDFIPEQEVKTTLIKVDDPYACLALLLNMVDQATRPQKSGIEENAFVADSATLGDNIYIGSFSYISSNASVDNNSKIYPQCYIGDNVKIGTNCIIYPGVKIYHNCKIGNNVIIHAGCVIGSDGFGFAPQNGEYMKIAQIGNVVVEDNVEIGANTTIDRATMGSTVIRRGAKLDNLIQVAHNVEIGESTVMAAQVGVAGSTKVGKHCMIGGQVGFAGHITIADNVNIGAQSGIPNNVDSACSLMGYPAIPSKEFARQVVLVKRLPEINSTIRELRKEIENLKSKLSEKEENI; this comes from the coding sequence ATGGAATTTTCAGTTGAACAAATTGCGTCGTTCTTACATGGAGAAGTTGTTGGCGATGCTTCTATTAAAGTAAGCAACCTTTCAAAAATAGATGATGGCAAACCCGGAACTTTGTCGTTTCTTGCAAATAGCAAATATACTCACTGCATTTACACTACCGAAGCGAGTGCAGTTTTAGTCAGAAGAGATTTTATTCCAGAGCAAGAGGTAAAAACAACTCTCATTAAGGTTGATGATCCATATGCATGTCTTGCTCTTTTATTAAATATGGTTGATCAAGCAACCCGACCTCAAAAGAGCGGTATTGAGGAGAATGCTTTTGTTGCCGATAGTGCAACTCTTGGAGATAATATATATATTGGATCATTCTCTTACATATCAAGCAATGCCTCTGTTGATAACAACAGCAAAATATATCCACAATGCTATATTGGTGATAATGTTAAAATTGGAACAAATTGTATTATATATCCCGGTGTCAAGATTTACCACAACTGCAAAATTGGTAATAATGTTATAATACATGCTGGTTGCGTTATTGGTAGCGACGGTTTTGGCTTTGCTCCTCAAAACGGTGAGTATATGAAGATTGCTCAAATAGGTAATGTTGTTGTGGAAGATAATGTTGAAATTGGAGCAAACACCACAATAGACAGAGCAACAATGGGCTCTACCGTTATCAGACGCGGTGCAAAATTAGACAATCTTATTCAGGTGGCTCACAACGTTGAGATTGGCGAAAGTACGGTTATGGCGGCTCAAGTTGGCGTTGCCGGCTCAACAAAAGTTGGAAAACATTGTATGATTGGAGGTCAGGTTGGATTTGCCGGTCATATTACCATCGCCGATAATGTTAATATTGGCGCTCAATCTGGTATTCCAAACAATGTTGATTCTGCATGCAGCCTTATGGGATACCCTGCCATTCCTTCAAAAGAATTTGCAAGGCAGGTGGTATTGGTTAAACGACTTCCTGAAATAAATAGTACAATTAGAGAGTTGCGAAAAGAGATAGAAAACTTGAAATCAAAACTTTCGGAAAAAGAAGAGAATATTTAA
- a CDS encoding pyridoxal phosphate-dependent aminotransferase family protein: protein MKLLQQKLAKYDAPQKAKALGVYPYFRAIESDQDTEVIINGKKVLMFGSNSYLGLTNHPKIKEAAIEATKKYGTGCAGSRFLNGTLDIHTQLEKRLAEFVGKEEAIIYSTGFQVNLGVVSCLTGRADYIIWDELDHASIIEGRRLAFSTQLKYKHNDMESLEKVLKSLPEDKVKLIVTDGVFSMEGDVANLPEIVKLAEKYNAATYVDEAHGIGVFGRNGRGTCDHFGVTKDVDLIMGTFSKSFASLGGFIATDAVTANYLRHNSRSYIFSASITPASTAAANAALDIMLSEPERIDNLWEITNYALEGFRNMGCEIGNTSTPIIPLYIRDNNKTFMITRELFDEGLFVNPVVSPAVPSQDTLIRFSLMATHTKEQLDYAFDI from the coding sequence ATGAAGTTGTTACAACAAAAATTAGCAAAGTATGATGCTCCTCAAAAAGCAAAAGCATTAGGAGTATATCCCTATTTTAGAGCAATAGAGAGCGACCAAGACACTGAGGTTATAATAAACGGTAAGAAAGTCTTAATGTTTGGTTCAAACAGTTATTTAGGTTTGACCAATCACCCAAAAATCAAAGAGGCAGCCATTGAGGCAACAAAAAAATACGGAACAGGATGTGCCGGATCTCGTTTCTTAAACGGAACACTTGACATACACACTCAATTAGAGAAACGCTTAGCAGAGTTTGTAGGAAAAGAGGAGGCGATAATCTACTCAACAGGATTTCAAGTAAACCTTGGAGTCGTATCTTGTTTAACAGGAAGAGCAGACTACATTATCTGGGATGAGTTAGATCACGCATCAATCATTGAAGGACGCCGTTTAGCATTCTCAACACAACTAAAATACAAACACAACGATATGGAGTCTTTGGAGAAAGTACTAAAATCGCTACCCGAGGACAAAGTAAAATTGATTGTAACAGACGGAGTGTTCAGTATGGAGGGTGATGTGGCAAATCTCCCTGAAATAGTTAAACTGGCTGAGAAATACAATGCTGCAACATACGTTGACGAGGCACATGGTATAGGAGTATTCGGACGCAACGGACGCGGAACATGCGATCACTTTGGAGTAACAAAAGATGTAGATTTGATAATGGGAACATTCTCAAAATCGTTTGCATCATTAGGAGGATTTATAGCAACCGATGCCGTAACAGCAAACTATCTCCGTCACAACTCACGTTCATACATATTCAGTGCAAGTATCACACCGGCATCAACAGCGGCAGCAAATGCAGCACTTGATATAATGTTGAGTGAGCCAGAGCGAATAGATAACCTTTGGGAGATTACAAACTACGCCTTAGAGGGATTCCGTAATATGGGCTGTGAGATAGGAAACACATCAACACCAATCATACCATTGTATATTCGCGACAATAATAAAACATTTATGATAACTCGCGAGTTATTTGATGAAGGATTATTTGTTAACCCGGTAGTATCGCCAGCAGTACCAAGCCAAGACACATTAATCCGATTCTCATTGATGGCAACACACACCAAAGAGCAATTAGATTATGCGTTTGACATATAG
- a CDS encoding adenine nucleotide alpha hydrolase family protein → MQQDSNSLLKKCDKLVRTCIKDYALIADGDKVLIGLSGGKDSLALTQLLAMRSKIHSPKFSVTALHIRNEGMGYDSDTEYLKGFCEGLGVEFDVMDISIDLTKDKRKSPCFLCSWYRRKALFEYAKKNGFKRIALGHHKDDVIATLIMNMAFQGSISSMPPLLQMEKFDVAIIRPLALIEESVIKELANNEGYVIQKKCCPYEKSSFRSDVEKIIADLEKLNPNVRSSIWKSMENIMPDYLPRKSC, encoded by the coding sequence ATGCAACAGGATAGCAACTCTTTATTGAAGAAGTGTGATAAGTTGGTAAGAACTTGCATTAAGGATTATGCTCTTATTGCTGATGGGGATAAGGTACTCATTGGGTTGTCGGGTGGCAAAGACTCGTTGGCTCTTACTCAGCTTCTTGCTATGCGGTCTAAAATTCACTCTCCAAAATTTAGTGTTACTGCTCTTCATATCAGAAACGAAGGTATGGGGTATGATTCAGACACCGAATATTTGAAAGGTTTTTGCGAGGGTTTAGGTGTTGAGTTTGATGTAATGGATATCTCAATTGACCTTACTAAAGACAAACGCAAATCGCCTTGCTTTTTGTGTTCGTGGTATAGACGTAAGGCTCTTTTTGAGTATGCTAAAAAGAATGGTTTTAAGCGTATTGCTTTGGGACATCATAAGGATGATGTTATTGCTACTCTTATTATGAATATGGCTTTTCAGGGTTCTATATCATCAATGCCCCCGCTTTTGCAAATGGAGAAGTTTGATGTTGCTATTATTCGTCCCCTCGCTTTGATTGAGGAGAGCGTTATTAAAGAGTTGGCAAACAACGAAGGGTATGTTATTCAGAAGAAGTGTTGTCCTTACGAAAAGAGTAGTTTCAGGAGTGATGTTGAAAAGATTATTGCTGACCTTGAAAAGCTTAATCCTAATGTGAGAAGCAGTATCTGGAAGAGTATGGAGAACATTATGCCTGATTATCTGCCTAGAAAGAGTTGTTAG
- a CDS encoding tetratricopeptide repeat protein has product MKQIKYTIVSLILLFVALPLSAQTLEEAKKMYKQGEYAQSKEVFRKQLKSRPNDAQLNQWYGVCLYETGEAEKAEPYLQKAAKKKIQDSFLYLGKIAFDNYNFTQAKEYFEQYIEALEKNKGEVAKGEKLYKRAARCESMLRRTEKVQIIDSIIVAKERFLDSYKLSHECGTLSYFSDIFGGEEEGTLYKNQRDDKVLYSTPTDSIYTIKMRNRMNDGNWSEEITVDVMPEVEGNKAYPYLLSDGLTLYFATDNDSLSIGGYDIFVTRKNLNSDEYLSPSSLGMPFNSTANDYMMVIDEYNNVGWFATERNQPSDSVAIYIYIPNEVKEIYTQLSLDSIKPYAQVATISQTWLEGEEQNYKQLLKQVYTEIKPIQNREEADFEFIIIPGVTYTKYTQFKNSKALELYKLAEGVEREIANQQTHLKELRAKYAKATPSQKEELAESILKAEDNLKTLYPQPEQYRNAARQEEVK; this is encoded by the coding sequence ATGAAACAGATAAAATATACAATCGTATCACTCATACTACTATTTGTAGCACTACCCCTCTCGGCGCAAACATTAGAGGAGGCAAAAAAGATGTATAAACAAGGCGAGTATGCACAATCCAAAGAGGTATTTCGTAAACAACTCAAGAGTCGTCCCAACGATGCACAACTAAACCAGTGGTACGGAGTGTGTCTATACGAAACCGGCGAGGCAGAAAAAGCAGAGCCATATCTGCAAAAAGCAGCAAAAAAGAAGATACAAGACTCGTTCCTATATTTAGGCAAGATAGCATTTGACAACTATAACTTTACACAAGCAAAAGAGTATTTTGAGCAATACATTGAGGCGTTAGAGAAAAACAAAGGCGAGGTAGCAAAAGGCGAGAAACTATATAAAAGAGCCGCACGATGCGAATCAATGCTGCGCCGAACAGAAAAAGTACAAATCATAGACTCGATAATAGTAGCAAAAGAAAGATTTTTGGATAGTTACAAACTGTCGCACGAATGTGGAACACTATCATACTTCTCTGATATATTTGGAGGCGAGGAGGAGGGAACACTCTACAAAAATCAACGCGATGACAAAGTGCTTTACTCAACCCCCACAGACAGCATCTATACAATAAAGATGCGTAATAGAATGAACGATGGCAACTGGAGCGAAGAGATAACCGTAGATGTAATGCCTGAAGTGGAGGGAAACAAAGCATATCCCTATCTTCTAAGTGACGGATTAACCCTCTATTTTGCTACCGACAACGACTCATTATCGATAGGCGGATACGACATATTTGTAACACGCAAAAACCTGAATAGCGATGAATATCTCTCGCCGAGCAGCTTAGGAATGCCATTTAACTCAACCGCCAACGACTATATGATGGTAATAGATGAGTACAACAATGTAGGATGGTTTGCAACAGAACGAAATCAACCGTCTGATAGCGTAGCCATATACATATATATACCCAACGAGGTAAAAGAGATATATACCCAACTCTCACTCGATTCAATAAAACCCTACGCACAAGTAGCCACAATATCACAAACATGGCTCGAGGGCGAAGAGCAGAACTATAAACAATTATTAAAACAAGTCTATACCGAGATAAAACCCATACAAAACAGAGAAGAAGCCGATTTTGAATTTATAATAATACCGGGAGTAACCTATACAAAATACACACAATTCAAAAATTCCAAAGCATTAGAACTCTACAAACTGGCCGAAGGAGTAGAACGCGAGATTGCCAATCAACAAACACACCTTAAAGAGTTACGAGCAAAATATGCCAAAGCAACACCCTCGCAAAAAGAGGAACTCGCAGAGTCAATATTAAAGGCAGAAGATAATCTCAAAACCCTCTATCCTCAACCAGAGCAATATCGCAATGCTGCTCGCCAAGAGGAGGTAAAGTAA
- a CDS encoding UDP-2,3-diacylglucosamine diphosphatase encodes MKKIYFISDLHLGAKTLKSPRETEMRVVEWLDSVKESASAIYMLGDILDYWFEYRCVVPRGFTRFFGKIAELTDSGVEVHWFIGNHDIWIFDYLPSELGITLHRESIVTELGGKRFYLGHGDGEGKRSFGFLFIRWLFRNKVCQKLYSAIHPRWSVPFAHGWSSNSRKAGGETPKFGNDENNPLVVWATEFNCKSDKKIDFFVFGHQHLLFSRTLTSGGEIVLIGDWISHLSYAEFDGNEISLKCFN; translated from the coding sequence ATGAAGAAAATTTATTTTATATCGGATTTGCATCTGGGGGCTAAAACGCTTAAATCGCCTCGCGAAACGGAGATGCGTGTGGTTGAGTGGTTAGACTCGGTTAAGGAGTCGGCTTCGGCAATATATATGCTCGGCGATATTTTGGACTATTGGTTTGAGTATCGTTGCGTTGTGCCTCGCGGTTTTACTCGCTTCTTTGGTAAGATTGCTGAACTTACCGATAGTGGCGTTGAGGTGCATTGGTTTATTGGTAATCACGATATTTGGATTTTTGATTATCTGCCTTCGGAACTTGGTATTACTCTCCATAGAGAGTCAATTGTTACTGAATTAGGTGGCAAACGCTTTTACTTGGGACATGGCGATGGCGAAGGAAAACGCTCGTTTGGTTTTTTGTTTATTCGCTGGTTATTCCGCAACAAGGTGTGTCAAAAACTATACTCTGCCATACATCCTCGCTGGAGTGTTCCGTTTGCCCATGGGTGGTCATCGAACAGCAGAAAGGCTGGTGGCGAAACGCCTAAGTTTGGTAATGATGAGAATAATCCTCTTGTGGTGTGGGCTACGGAGTTTAATTGTAAATCGGATAAGAAGATTGACTTCTTTGTTTTTGGTCATCAGCACTTGTTATTCAGCCGTACTCTTACGAGCGGTGGCGAGATTGTTCTCATAGGCGACTGGATTTCGCACCTCTCTTACGCTGAGTTTGACGGCAACGAGATTTCTCTAAAGTGCTTCAATTAG
- a CDS encoding OmpH family outer membrane protein: MKNFKTLSVVIAALLLAVSFTQCKNADCNGGVAIPNDSTQTNVLKIAYVDTDSLLRSYTLAQELNNEMLQMQETMRANINERTKAFEKEVAEFQRKAENNAFLSPDRAQQESQRLANEERKLQEYAQKLDLEAMQSTQKMQIRVNDSIQNYIDEVLSSAYDIVLTQVGTLHVTKKMDITEEVIKGLNARYKK; the protein is encoded by the coding sequence ATGAAAAATTTCAAAACACTATCAGTAGTAATAGCGGCACTATTATTAGCCGTATCATTTACACAATGTAAAAATGCCGATTGCAACGGAGGAGTAGCAATACCAAACGACAGCACACAAACCAACGTATTAAAAATAGCATACGTTGACACCGATTCATTGTTAAGAAGCTACACCCTTGCACAAGAGTTAAATAACGAAATGTTGCAAATGCAAGAAACAATGAGAGCAAACATAAACGAGCGAACAAAAGCATTTGAAAAAGAGGTAGCAGAGTTCCAACGCAAAGCCGAAAACAATGCATTTCTAAGTCCCGATAGAGCACAACAAGAGTCGCAACGATTAGCCAACGAGGAGCGTAAACTACAAGAGTACGCACAAAAACTTGATTTAGAGGCAATGCAAAGCACACAAAAAATGCAAATCAGAGTAAACGACTCAATCCAAAACTACATCGATGAAGTATTAAGCAGCGCCTACGACATAGTATTAACACAAGTAGGAACATTGCATGTAACCAAAAAAATGGATATTACCGAAGAGGTAATAAAAGGATTAAATGCACGTTACAAAAAATAA
- a CDS encoding DUF59 domain-containing protein, with translation MLDHEPTLEERVVKMLRTVYDPEIPVNIYDLGLIYLIDFDEENNLKVEMTFTAPNCPAAEFILEDVRMKLEGIEGVKSVDLQVVFEPEWNKDMMSEEAKLDLGFL, from the coding sequence ATGTTAGATCACGAGCCAACTTTAGAGGAGAGGGTTGTGAAGATGCTTCGCACCGTTTATGATCCTGAGATTCCTGTTAATATTTATGACTTGGGACTTATTTACCTTATTGATTTTGACGAGGAGAATAATCTTAAGGTTGAGATGACTTTTACTGCACCTAACTGCCCTGCCGCCGAATTTATTTTGGAGGACGTGAGAATGAAACTTGAGGGTATTGAGGGGGTTAAGAGTGTTGACCTTCAGGTTGTGTTTGAGCCTGAGTGGAATAAAGATATGATGAGCGAAGAGGCTAAACTTGATTTGGGTTTCTTGTAA